One stretch of Eupeodes corollae chromosome 2, idEupCoro1.1, whole genome shotgun sequence DNA includes these proteins:
- the LOC129945516 gene encoding transmembrane emp24 domain-containing protein B, which yields MKFLTWHVSLVILATFCLFSNLSIKTAAQEIHKPWYENLPAVAMDYKVHLDAGKEDCYHQYVQPGATFYVSFSVVRGGDGMAGFAVRNPAGVIVKPYQWLPTADYTDQTSPGGYYGVCIDNQFSRFASKLVNIYITVVKYDAWDKYAKEIEALQLNMQNFTQTIGLVERNINDMLSYQSFSKNREARDYALLLDNNQYVQTFSVSQILVILATCSVQVYFVKKLFDIKSGSSRSRI from the exons ATGAAATTTTTGACGTGGCATGTTAGTTTAGTCATTCTTGCGACTTTttgcttattttcaaatttatcaataaaaaccGCCGCCCAGGAGATTCACAAGCCATGGTATGAAAATCTGCCAGCTGTTGCAATGGACTACAAGGTCCATCTGGACGCAGGAAAAGAGGATTGCTACCATCAATATGTCCAGCCCGGAGCAACTTTCTATGTATCTTTCAGT GTTGTACGTGGTGGCGATGGAATGGCCGGATTTGCTGTTCGGAATCCAGCAGGAGTCATAGTAAAGCCGTATCAGTGGCTACCCACAGCCGATTACACAGATCAAACCTCACCAGGCGGCTACTATGGGGTGTGCATCGATAACCAGTTCTCTAGGTTTGCCAGCAAGCTCGTTAACATCTACATAACTGTGGTTAAGTACGACGCCTGGGATAAATACGCCAAGGAAATCGAAGCCTTGCAACTGAATATGCAGAACTTTACG CAAACCATTGGTCTCGTTGAGAGGAACATCAACGACATGTTGTCGTATCAATCGTTCAGCAAAAACCGAGAGGCCCGCGACTATGCTCTCTTATTGGACAACAATCAATACGTTCAAACTTTCTCCGTCAGCCAAATTCTTGTGATACTTGCAACTTGCTCAGTTCAG GTTTATTTTGTGAAGAAATTGTTTGATATTAAGTCGGGTTCTTCAAGAAGCCGCATCTAA